A window of Pseudomonadota bacterium contains these coding sequences:
- a CDS encoding transposase, with the protein MPTARAEQVSVEVTPWYHVMSRCVRRAFLCGQDQVSGKNFDHRKGWLADKM; encoded by the coding sequence ATGCCGACAGCGAGAGCGGAGCAGGTAAGCGTGGAGGTAACGCCTTGGTATCACGTGATGTCACGGTGCGTGCGAAGGGCGTTCCTGTGCGGTCAAGACCAGGTCTCGGGTAAGAACTTCGACCACCGCAAGGGCTGGCTGGCGGACAAGATGA